tacatatttaatatttattatgtattatttaaaaaataatctgactttaaagaattatttaagCTTATAAATAGCTCAACAAATACGGGTTTAGTGCTAATTGTTGTTATAAACCGTAGAAAAGGTgctcaaaatatattataaaattactcaataagatatatttttaaattggtGTACataggaataaaaataaagttattCAACACATTAAACTGGGTCATGAACTAatctatattaaataaaaataatataaatatatgcaatttGCATAGAAAATGGAGCATGTGActtaatttgaaaatactacaattttagaaaaaactatattatatattataagaaacaagcatataaatatttaacatatttaaaaaaacgactatttatatacttttaagGATATCGTAATAATcgaatttttaattttttagacTTATATCATACTTAAGTTTTAGAAGGATAATCATTAAAACataagatataaatatattccttTATTATGTTAAAACACCAATACAAGGAAATATGCtttaaattaattgtaaagtatatacatttttataataaattataccaaatgttaataagaatatcatttttttgtataaaatgcattatatatacatatggcAACACTCTATTTAAGGTAATTTGCCTGATTGccataaaacaaatataatatgtttaacGAATGATAATTGCTATGTAAATATCTTAAGTAAATAcaccatatattttatgcaatatatataaataatatcatCCCACATAATCTCCAAATTATAACagaattttattataatgtcTAAGAAAGtggtatataatttttttaaataaaatatgttcttTGCATGTATTCATATGTTGTATCGcctataaattatattaattttcattttagtaatatttacattaatacgtttttttgtttaattcataaaatatattcgtAGTGTGAAGCAATTAAGTCGGCcaatgaattatttaatgtgGAAAAAGATGGTTCAAAcacaaatattaattataatgagTCATTGAAAGCTTATTGCCCTATCCCGAAAAATCTGACTAAGCAAGAATGCACtaattatgaacaaataGTTAGCTCTGCTTTTATAGCATTACTAACTTTATTTAGGAATTTTGATGATGATGGTGATGAGGATGTTTTAGAAGATGATAAACTTGCTGAATACGCTATTTTATGGCtatgttataaaattaatcaaGAGAAACATAAACTTAACAATCTAAGTGCATTttataagaaatatataatggaTATTGAGAAGGATTTTATGGAAGAAAATGGTGCTAATGCTTATAAAAGTTATAaggatattataaataatataatatgttcGAAGACTATTGATATTAGCAATATGtctaaattttatgaaggatttgaattattatgtaaaatGTATTATGAATGTAATGGAAGTAGTAAAGATTGCACAGCATGTTTGGAAAAAGCTAAAGAATTTTCTGAACATTTCGAAAAACTTAATAGGAATTCTGATATTACTGAAGATGATCCCTATTATAAAGTATTGTGTACATTATCAAAtgattatgaaaaattaaaaaataaatatgataatgcGGAATCTAGCAAATTTCCATCCCTTCCACCGATAAAACCAACAAAAAGTTCTACACGAAATACTGTAGAAGCTTCTGGACAACTTTCTGAATATAAACCATCAAGTTCTTCAGTAGCAAGCAAATTAATTCCAGCTTTATTAATATGCTCAATACCAATTTTCTTGGGAATTTCTTATAAggtaaataataaggaatttacaaatataatataaaaaattattttcattaaatatatgcaatcTTTAACAAACATCATATGCTTcttaacattttatatcagtattcattatttggatTTGATAAACGGCTTCATAGACAATATTTAAGAgaaaaactaaaaaaaataaagaagaaaatggCCAGTTATGTATGATTCGAATAGTAGTGATTATTTCAGGAATCTTAATAATGATTGATATATGCTAAGAAACAGTTTAT
This region of Plasmodium chabaudi chabaudi strain AS genome assembly, chromosome: 13 genomic DNA includes:
- a CDS encoding CIR protein, encoding MSKKVCEAIKSANELFNVEKDGSNTNINYNESLKAYCPIPKNLTKQECTNYEQIVSSAFIALLTLFRNFDDDGDEDVLEDDKLAEYAILWLCYKINQEKHKLNNLSAFYKKYIMDIEKDFMEENGANAYKSYKDIINNIICSKTIDISNMSKFYEGFELLCKMYYECNGSSKDCTACLEKAKEFSEHFEKLNRNSDITEDDPYYKVLCTLSNDYEKLKNKYDNAESSKFPSLPPIKPTKSSTRNTVEASGQLSEYKPSSSSVASKLIPALLICSIPIFLGISYKYSLFGFDKRLHRQYLREKLKKIKKKMASYV